In Stanieria sp. NIES-3757, the DNA window TAATGAAGCACTATCAAAAAGCACTGAGACTAAAAACTACAGGGAAAGCCCTTCATAAGATTACAAGCCAGGTAGAACAAATAGTAGCAGAATCTGGGGTAGAAATAGGATTATGTACAGTTTTTGTCCGTCATACTTCTGCTTCCTTAGTAATTCAAGAAAATGCTGACCCTGATGTTTTAACGGATTTATCTAATTTTTTAGCCAAATTAGTTCCAGAAGATCCGATGCGTTACATTCACAATGCAGAAGGACCGGATGATATGCCGGCTCATATTCGTTCTGCTTTAACTCATACTTCGGAACAAATACCAATTGCCAGAAATAGATTAGTTTTGGGTACTTGGCAAGGTATTTATCTTTGGGAACATCGTCAAAGAAGTCATCAACGAGAAATAGTCGTTCACGTTAGTGGCAATTGAGCAGAATAATTGTTTGATTTAATCAAAATTAGGACTTACGCTTTGACATTACTAAGTATGGAAAGCATACATTTGTTAGTTATGCGTAAGTCTTGTCAGATTCCAACGGGATGCGATCGCTCTTAAATTAGATAATTTTTTTAATTAGATGACTGAGGTACCCAAACCGAAACTGAACCTGCTGGACAACGAAATTCTGCCCAACCTTCCTCGTTAGTTACAATAGGTTCTTCAATATGTTCGGTAAGATCAATATAAGTTTGATTAGCTTGACCAACTTCCATCCATTTAGTACCTTCTCCGCCATTACTTAACACCACAGCCATTCCTCCTGGATGTTCTTCATCGCCGAGACGTGTCCAACCGATGCAATTAGCATGATCGAAATAATCATACTGGTCACCAAAAGCATATTCTTGACGAGCAAATAAAAATTTATCAATAATCCATTGATGCTTATCAATCCAAATTTCGTATTCTTGTCCGTCATTACCAGTATCTTTATAATGCGCGCCATAATAATCAGCATAGAAGATACAGGGATAACCGTCTCTTCTTAATAAGATTAATGCATAAGCTAAAGGTTTGAACCAACTTTCGACCACAGATTCTAGAGACTGCAAAGGTTGTGAATCGTGGTTTTCTACTAAAGTAACGGCTAAAGCAGGTTGCTGCTGTACTAGAGTTCCATCAAAGATCTGACGCATATCAAAGTTGTTACCCGCCTTGCTAGCTTCACTGAAGTTGTAATGTAAAGGTGCATCAAATAAAGCTACATCCCCCCCAGTAACATCGATAAAATGATGCAAAGCTTCAATGTGATTAGACCAATATTCACCTACTGCAAATAGTTGTTTGCCAGCATGTTTGCGACAGTGATTGAGCCATTCCGGAAAAAATCCTGCTTTAACGTGCTTAACGGCATCGAAACGAAAACCATCAACATTGGTAGTATCCATATACCACTCACCCCAATATTTAAGTTCGTCTCTTACTTCTGGATGTTCCATATCCAGATCGCAACCCATTAAATAGTCAAAAGAACCTTGTTCTAAATCTACTTGCTCATCAAAGCCTTTATCTTTAAATAAATAAATGGCGTTAGCATCGCCATCGTAAGCATTGTAATCAACC includes these proteins:
- a CDS encoding alpha-amylase, yielding MSEFNGVMMQYFHWYNEPDGSLWNELAENAADLAKAGITAVWLPPAYKGTAGGYDVGYGVYDIFDLGEFDQKGSLRTKYGTKEEYVNAIKIAQDAGIHVYADVVLNHKLGGDKEEEVEATPFNPNDRHHAIGEMQKVKVWTHFTFPGRQGKYSSLEWHWWHFDAVDYNAYDGDANAIYLFKDKGFDEQVDLEQGSFDYLMGCDLDMEHPEVRDELKYWGEWYMDTTNVDGFRFDAVKHVKAGFFPEWLNHCRKHAGKQLFAVGEYWSNHIEALHHFIDVTGGDVALFDAPLHYNFSEASKAGNNFDMRQIFDGTLVQQQPALAVTLVENHDSQPLQSLESVVESWFKPLAYALILLRRDGYPCIFYADYYGAHYKDTGNDGQEYEIWIDKHQWIIDKFLFARQEYAFGDQYDYFDHANCIGWTRLGDEEHPGGMAVVLSNGGEGTKWMEVGQANQTYIDLTEHIEEPIVTNEEGWAEFRCPAGSVSVWVPQSSN
- a CDS encoding hypothetical protein (protein of unknown function UPF0047), with product MKHYQKALRLKTTGKALHKITSQVEQIVAESGVEIGLCTVFVRHTSASLVIQENADPDVLTDLSNFLAKLVPEDPMRYIHNAEGPDDMPAHIRSALTHTSEQIPIARNRLVLGTWQGIYLWEHRQRSHQREIVVHVSGN